In Silvanigrella paludirubra, the following are encoded in one genomic region:
- a CDS encoding acyl-CoA thioesterase, whose translation MEKIIYKNEKYYQIRIGDLNYGNHLGHDKLITIIHDARCSFFENYGFKELSIGEDNVGLIVNEINFKYKSQLYYSDNIKITSKFYELSPVSVKMESIVKNMDNGELSASGFIKLVSFNFKTNKMVKFPEKFIALIKEHLIVENF comes from the coding sequence ATGGAAAAAATAATATATAAAAATGAGAAATATTATCAAATTCGAATTGGTGATTTAAATTATGGTAACCATCTTGGTCACGATAAATTAATTACGATAATACATGATGCTAGATGCTCTTTTTTTGAAAATTATGGTTTTAAAGAATTATCTATTGGTGAAGATAATGTAGGTTTGATCGTAAATGAAATAAATTTTAAATATAAGTCACAACTTTATTATTCTGATAATATTAAAATAACTTCTAAGTTTTATGAACTATCACCAGTTTCAGTTAAAATGGAATCCATAGTTAAAAATATGGACAATGGAGAGTTATCCGCTTCTGGATTCATTAAGTTAGTGAGTTTTAATTTCAAAACAAATAAAATGGTTAAATTTCCTGAAAAATTTATTGCTCTAATAAAAGAACATTTAATTGTTGAAAATTTTTGA
- a CDS encoding acyl-CoA thioesterase, with the protein MDLNSEWLFIENFKLRWSDIDVYGHLTSSRYIDISIESRSLYLNDELLYFNKLQLITKSLNLDFKKSIYYHDPIILKLKLLSISNASFELLTAFYVNDFLHAEVITKLVVFDKEQNRIIKVPEMIKNKLQLKNSNL; encoded by the coding sequence ATGGACTTAAACTCAGAATGGTTATTTATTGAAAATTTTAAATTGCGATGGTCTGATATTGATGTTTATGGTCATCTAACAAGTTCAAGATATATTGATATTTCTATTGAGTCTCGTTCGCTTTATTTAAATGACGAACTTTTGTATTTTAATAAATTACAATTAATTACTAAAAGTTTAAATCTAGATTTTAAAAAATCAATATATTATCATGATCCCATAATTCTTAAGCTTAAATTATTATCTATCTCTAATGCTTCTTTCGAACTTTTAACTGCATTTTACGTCAATGATTTTCTTCATGCAGAGGTGATTACAAAATTGGTTGTTTTTGACAAAGAACAAAATAGAATAATTAAAGTACCAGAAATGATTAAAAATAAATTGCAGTTAAAAAATAGTAATCTATAA